A single Aminobacterium mobile DSM 12262 DNA region contains:
- a CDS encoding PLP-dependent aminotransferase family protein translates to MDKNVFARRMKNFQASDIAAILKVTADPDIISFAGGLPAPELFPIEEMKVVTAHVLEKYGAKALQYSTTEGYAPLRGKIANRMNEKYKTRLTTENIMITTGSQQSLDLLGKMLLDEGDVVLCESPTYLGALSAFNGYSPRYVEIATDDEGMVPDSLEEALKKEKRVKAIYVIPDFQNPTGKTWSIQRRKSFIEIISRYSVVVIEDNPYGELRFQGEMLPSLKSLDKTGNVVLLGTFSKIFCPGMRIAWLCAEGELYERFAYLKQAADLHSPTLSQYEIDSYMEMYNLDAHVAKLIELYKKRRDIMMEAIQASFPSDVSYTKPEGGLFSWITLPEGVNGRDLLITAIAKKVAFVPGGAFFPRGGHENTLRLNYSNMPPEKIRRGIHLLSEAMDQYL, encoded by the coding sequence ATGGACAAGAATGTTTTTGCTCGGCGAATGAAAAACTTTCAGGCATCGGATATAGCTGCTATTCTCAAAGTTACGGCGGACCCTGATATTATCTCTTTTGCTGGCGGCCTTCCGGCTCCGGAGCTTTTCCCTATTGAAGAAATGAAGGTCGTAACAGCTCATGTTTTAGAGAAATATGGGGCAAAAGCTCTCCAATACTCTACTACAGAGGGTTACGCTCCGTTACGTGGGAAAATAGCGAATCGCATGAACGAAAAGTACAAAACTCGTCTTACGACAGAGAATATTATGATAACCACAGGATCCCAGCAGTCCCTTGATCTTCTCGGCAAAATGCTTCTTGACGAAGGAGATGTGGTGCTCTGCGAAAGTCCTACCTATCTAGGGGCTCTCAGTGCTTTCAATGGATATAGCCCTAGATACGTAGAGATTGCTACTGATGACGAGGGTATGGTTCCTGACTCTCTCGAAGAAGCTTTAAAAAAGGAAAAACGGGTAAAGGCAATTTACGTTATTCCCGATTTTCAGAATCCTACTGGGAAAACCTGGTCTATCCAACGCCGGAAATCTTTTATAGAAATTATTTCGCGCTATTCCGTAGTGGTAATTGAAGATAATCCTTACGGTGAGCTCCGTTTTCAAGGGGAGATGCTTCCTTCTTTAAAGTCTCTTGATAAGACAGGAAATGTTGTTTTATTGGGTACATTCTCTAAAATATTTTGCCCTGGAATGCGCATCGCTTGGTTATGTGCTGAAGGGGAGCTGTATGAACGATTCGCTTATTTGAAACAGGCTGCAGATTTGCACTCTCCCACATTGAGCCAGTATGAAATTGATAGCTATATGGAAATGTACAATCTTGATGCCCATGTAGCGAAACTTATAGAGCTTTACAAGAAGCGACGAGATATTATGATGGAGGCTATTCAGGCTTCTTTCCCTTCCGATGTTTCCTATACCAAGCCTGAGGGGGGCCTATTTTCTTGGATCACCCTTCCAGAAGGTGTGAATGGGCGAGACCTTCTTATAACAGCAATTGCCAAGAAAGTTGCTTTTGTTCCCGGAGGAGCTTTCTTCCCTCGCGGCGGTCATGAAAATACCTTGCGACTTAACTATTCCAATATGCCACCAGAAAAAATTCGACGGGGGATTCATCTTTTGAGTGAAGCTATGGATCAGTATCTGTAG
- a CDS encoding threonine synthase, whose protein sequence is MLRCSVCHETYEEILRLWRCPCGGALSLEIDETFFPGPEELKRRSLSIWRYKEALPLKIGTEPVSLGEGRTPLVPALWKDHKIFFKLDFLLPTGSYKDRGIAYQMTKLKEHGLQTIIEDSSGNAGASMAAYAARAGIRCRVFVPAYTSAGKCVQIESYGAELVKVPGSREETTLVTEQASQEFYYASHNWSPYFIHGVKTYAFELWEQLGYAVPDYVIVPAGQGSLVLGCYLAFRHLLAAGKISRLPKIVAVQARGCAPLYEGFVRGDMDPFPIEKRETIAEGISSAHPVRGRQVLGAVRATEGMCIAVEDGETWEAFDMLACKGFYVEPTSAVVGAALSKLIADDVISRDQTVVAFLSGSGLKATDKILHRKEVKGIEP, encoded by the coding sequence ATGTTGCGATGTTCCGTGTGTCATGAAACGTACGAAGAGATTTTGCGCCTTTGGAGATGCCCTTGCGGAGGGGCTCTCTCGTTGGAGATAGATGAAACATTTTTCCCGGGACCGGAAGAGCTAAAACGCCGTTCCCTGTCGATCTGGAGATACAAAGAAGCTCTACCTCTTAAGATAGGGACGGAACCTGTATCTTTAGGGGAAGGTCGAACCCCTCTTGTTCCTGCCCTATGGAAGGATCATAAGATTTTTTTCAAATTGGATTTTCTCTTGCCTACAGGATCTTACAAAGATCGCGGCATTGCCTACCAAATGACGAAACTCAAGGAACATGGGCTCCAGACGATCATAGAGGATTCTTCAGGGAATGCCGGGGCCTCAATGGCAGCGTACGCTGCCCGGGCGGGCATTCGTTGTCGAGTTTTTGTCCCTGCGTATACGTCGGCTGGAAAATGTGTGCAGATTGAGAGCTATGGGGCAGAACTCGTAAAAGTCCCTGGATCTCGTGAAGAAACCACACTGGTTACAGAGCAAGCATCTCAGGAATTTTACTATGCGAGCCATAATTGGAGCCCTTATTTTATCCATGGAGTTAAAACCTATGCTTTCGAGTTGTGGGAGCAGCTGGGATATGCAGTCCCCGACTATGTGATTGTCCCCGCGGGGCAGGGAAGCCTCGTATTAGGGTGTTATCTTGCTTTTCGCCATCTTCTCGCAGCGGGGAAAATATCTCGCCTTCCAAAGATCGTTGCAGTACAGGCCAGGGGGTGCGCTCCGCTCTATGAAGGATTTGTGAGAGGAGATATGGATCCTTTCCCGATTGAGAAGCGAGAAACAATAGCCGAGGGAATTAGTTCAGCTCATCCGGTACGAGGTCGTCAGGTTCTTGGAGCGGTGCGAGCTACGGAAGGAATGTGTATCGCTGTTGAGGATGGCGAGACGTGGGAAGCTTTTGATATGTTGGCGTGTAAAGGTTTTTATGTAGAGCCTACAAGTGCCGTAGTCGGAGCAGCCCTCTCCAAACTTATAGCTGATGATGTGATCTCTCGCGACCAGACTGTAGTGGCTTTTCTTTCTGGTTCGGGTCTGAAAGCCACAGATAAAATTCTTCATAGAAAAGAAGTAAAAGGAATAGAGCCTTAG
- the thrC gene encoding threonine synthase, with the protein MSEKALICTVCESRYPFRTSFSRCPKCNEPLELEEIGTGSIKAEAYFNIFRRYGEFFPFREPYDELDLGEGMTPLVWTPALAKKYGIGAVAFKNETANPTWSFKDRGTATALRHAKILGFSRIGTVSTGNMAASVAAFGAKTGVETTILVSSDIPSEKLNPIAIYHPRLIRVHGDYSRLYSESLRLGEELGIYFMNSDVPFRVEGSKTIAFEICEQTSFRVPDFVIVPTSAGGNIRGIEKGFREFYKVGLIARIPTIVCVQAEGCSPIVKAFEKKSLVVERFSNPHTIAHAIENPFPPSGNQVLRVLNKNSGVALAVSDEEILAAQKELAETGLFVQPASASSLAALKRLVHDGALKSNHCVVCVLTGSGLKYTSVFQHYHLAVEECDISQLKPCLSHSIS; encoded by the coding sequence TTGTCAGAAAAAGCCCTTATCTGTACTGTCTGCGAATCTCGTTACCCATTTCGTACCTCATTTTCTCGCTGTCCAAAATGTAATGAACCTCTCGAGTTGGAGGAGATAGGAACAGGTTCCATTAAAGCAGAAGCGTACTTTAATATTTTTAGAAGATACGGCGAATTTTTCCCCTTTAGGGAGCCCTATGACGAACTTGATCTTGGGGAGGGGATGACCCCTCTTGTATGGACACCTGCTCTGGCAAAGAAATATGGAATAGGCGCTGTGGCTTTTAAAAATGAAACGGCAAATCCCACATGGTCTTTTAAAGATAGGGGAACAGCTACAGCTCTTCGCCACGCTAAAATATTGGGGTTTTCTCGGATCGGCACAGTCTCAACAGGTAATATGGCTGCTTCAGTAGCTGCTTTTGGAGCGAAAACTGGGGTTGAAACTACAATATTAGTGAGTAGCGATATTCCCTCAGAAAAATTGAATCCTATCGCTATCTACCATCCTCGACTTATACGAGTTCATGGAGATTACTCCCGTCTTTATTCTGAAAGTTTGCGTCTAGGAGAGGAACTCGGGATTTATTTTATGAACTCTGATGTCCCTTTTCGCGTAGAAGGTTCTAAAACTATTGCATTTGAAATTTGTGAACAGACATCTTTTCGCGTCCCCGATTTTGTAATTGTCCCTACAAGTGCGGGAGGCAATATTCGTGGAATTGAGAAAGGGTTTCGTGAGTTTTATAAAGTAGGACTTATCGCTCGTATCCCTACCATTGTATGTGTTCAGGCGGAAGGATGTTCCCCTATAGTGAAAGCTTTTGAAAAAAAATCATTAGTAGTGGAACGATTCTCAAATCCTCACACTATCGCCCATGCCATAGAAAATCCTTTCCCCCCAAGTGGTAATCAGGTTTTGAGGGTGTTGAATAAAAATAGCGGTGTAGCTCTTGCCGTATCAGATGAAGAGATCCTTGCAGCGCAAAAAGAGCTTGCGGAAACAGGACTTTTTGTACAACCTGCCTCCGCATCATCTTTGGCTGCCTTGAAACGCCTCGTTCATGATGGTGCTCTTAAAAGTAATCATTGCGTAGTTTGTGTGCTTACTGGTAGTGGTTTGAAATATACCTCTGTTTTTCAGCACTATCATCTTGCGGTGGAAGAGTGTGATATTTCTCAATTGAAGCCCTGCCTTTCCCATTCTATTTCGTAA
- a CDS encoding amino acid ABC transporter ATP-binding protein, with the protein MTRAAKPLIHVENLYKSFEDGDVLNGISIDIYEGDLVSIIGPSGCGKSTFLRCLNCLEYMDSGTITIAGVTVSRTGNEKELGKRFLTSCHLMRQEVGMVFQSFNLFPHKTVLENVMLAPIVVKKIGEAEARETAMQLLAKVGLSEHIHKYPATLSGGQTQRAAIARALAMNPKVMLYDEPTSALDPELVGEVLQVMKDLDEEGMTQIIVTHQMRFARNASDYIVFMDGGEIVEVADGDVLFEFPQNKRTKEFLRHLTEDVA; encoded by the coding sequence TTGACACGTGCGGCTAAACCTTTGATTCACGTTGAAAATCTGTACAAGAGCTTTGAGGATGGAGACGTTTTGAACGGCATCTCCATTGATATTTACGAAGGGGATTTGGTCTCTATTATCGGACCGTCAGGATGTGGGAAATCAACGTTCTTGCGGTGTCTCAATTGTCTCGAGTACATGGACTCCGGTACTATTACCATAGCTGGCGTTACGGTAAGCCGCACCGGCAATGAAAAGGAGCTGGGCAAACGCTTTCTCACATCCTGTCATCTCATGAGACAAGAGGTAGGAATGGTTTTCCAGAGCTTCAATCTTTTCCCTCATAAAACCGTTCTCGAAAATGTTATGCTAGCCCCTATAGTCGTAAAAAAGATTGGGGAAGCCGAAGCTCGTGAAACAGCCATGCAACTCCTTGCAAAAGTAGGGCTTTCCGAACACATCCATAAGTATCCCGCTACCTTATCTGGCGGGCAGACTCAGCGTGCAGCCATTGCTCGCGCCTTGGCCATGAATCCCAAGGTCATGCTTTACGACGAACCCACATCAGCCTTAGATCCGGAACTGGTTGGAGAAGTGTTGCAGGTTATGAAAGATCTTGATGAGGAAGGTATGACTCAGATCATCGTAACCCATCAGATGCGTTTTGCCCGAAATGCCTCAGACTACATTGTCTTTATGGATGGAGGAGAGATCGTCGAGGTGGCTGACGGCGATGTACTCTTCGAATTTCCTCAAAATAAAAGGACAAAAGAGTTCCTTCGACACCTTACAGAGGATGTAGCGTAA